DNA from Desulfuromonas sp. AOP6:
AAAAGTTGGGTGATGACCTCACGGGCTTCGGTGGTCGCCACTTCCGAGAGGGCGACGGAGTCGGTACGCATGTAAGTAATCAGACCGACGGAGCCTTCACCGATGTCGATGCCTTCATATAGTTTCTGGGCAGTGGACATGGTCTTGCGGGCGGAAAAGCCGAGCTTTCGACTGGCTTCCTGCTGCAGGGTGCTGGTGGTGAAGGGCGGGGCCGGATTGCGTTTTTTCTGTTTCTGCACCAGGTCGCAGACCTGGCAGGTCTCCTTGGTCAGGGCGCTGACCAGTTCCTTGGCCTGAGCTTCGCTGCTGATGGCGAACTTGTCGAGTTTCTCGCCGTCCACGGAGAAAAGACGCGCGGCGAAAGCCTGACCGCCCTTCGATTCGAGACGGGTCTCAATGGTCCAGTATTCCCGCGACTCGAAGGCTTCGATCTCTTTTTCCCGTTCGCAGATCAGGCGCAGAGCGACGGACTGTACGCGTCCGGCCGAGAGGCCGTAACGGATTTTTTTCCAAAGGAAAGGGGAGAGATTAAAGCCGACCAGATAGTCCAGGATCGAGCGGGCCTGTTGGGCGTCGACGAGATCCTTGGCGATGGTGCGGGGTTCGGTCATCGCCTTCTGGATGGCGTCTTTGGTGATTTCGTGGAAAGTCACCCGTTTGACCGTGGGCGTACTGGATGCTTCGTCGATGCCCAGCGCCTTCAACAGATGCCAGGCGATGGCTTCTCCCTCGCGGTCCAAGTCGGTGGCCAGAATGAGTTCGTCACTCTTTTCGACTTCCTTTTTGAGCTGGTCGATCTGCTTGCGGCTTTCCGGCAGCACCTGGTAGAGCGGTTCGAAATCGTGCTCCACATCGACTGACCCTTGCTTGCTTGGCAGGGCGCGCACGTGACCGTAGGAGGCCAGCACTTTGAAGCCCGGGCCGAGAAACTTCTCGATCGTTTTCGCTTTTGCGGGTGATTCGACGATCACCAGAGACCTTGACATGATACCTCGTAAAATGAAAAAGGCTGCAGGTTCCGCCCGCAGCCTCTATCGGATCAATGGTAAAGTTGCGCCCAATCGTCTTCCATGATGAAGTCGGCGTCGCGCAGCCAGGCGTCCTGGGAGTGGGTGAAGAGGGTGAGGGCGGTGATGGTTTTGATCTCTTTCAAAGAGACCTCGTCTTCGGCCATTTGCAGGGCACGTTCGATGATCTCTTCCTGGGCTTCGTCGCCGATGAGTCCCAGCCCGCGCAGCTTGATGAGGTAGCCTCGGGCTTCGGAGGAGAGGGTACGGCTTTCTTCCGGCGTGAAGATTCTTTGCGCCGGCAGAGTCAGAGACGCGGGTCCGCTGCTTTTCTGCTCAAAAGAGACATTGTTCATCCAGCTGAAGGCGGCGTCGATTTCTTCGACGTCGAATCCTTCGGCCAGAAGTTCTTCGACGATATCGTTGTCCGAGAGCTGATCTCT
Protein-coding regions in this window:
- a CDS encoding DUF494 family protein — translated: MRERVLAIVSIIAQYVLEMRDQLSDNDIVEELLAEGFDVEEIDAAFSWMNNVSFEQKSSGPASLTLPAQRIFTPEESRTLSSEARGYLIKLRGLGLIGDEAQEEIIERALQMAEDEVSLKEIKTITALTLFTHSQDAWLRDADFIMEDDWAQLYH